The following are encoded in a window of Echeneis naucrates chromosome 19, fEcheNa1.1, whole genome shotgun sequence genomic DNA:
- the coasy gene encoding bifunctional coenzyme A synthase, protein MSMFSTGILVLTSPLHTVPLRIAPVLCSAAQLVERTLYVHLHPGLNLGSGSQPRPVFIPPGVDLSTLITRLYSNAADICGHLDIRVLLTNVRNQSAAGNGTTTSNCPFPSPQSLSHSPDVVLTDFPLQDPTQSHQVTQCLQKYAGSCYVCSPTLPSVLLHPQIMKLLEKEKGLQHPKEKGVPLETYSDVVVGGTFDRLHGAHKTLLNISCLLANRRFIIGVCDQAMLKKKVLKELIEPYSLRVQRLREFLQDIKPSLQVEIVPLNDPFGVSVVDPELQCIVVSEETRKGGEAVNKKRIENGLPVLVLHEIQLLKDAHHTDTEEEKISSSSLRSRLLGTLLTPPKDTSHLPLVPYVIGLTGGSGSGKSSITRQLEALGAVRIDCDKLGHEVYQPGTAAYHRVLEEFGLDILNEDKRINRRTLGKRVFGDKERLKALTDIVWPEIALLVKKAISQAGEEGKHVCVVDAAVLLEAGWTDMVHEVWVTIIPEEEAVSRITERDGVTADDALRRLHSQWSNTKQVEHANVVLSTLWEPEVTKKQVLKAWNLLQKRIQQKQETH, encoded by the exons ATGTCCATGTTCAGCACGGGCATCCTTGTGCTGACATCTCCTCTCCACACTGTACCCCTGCGCATCGCTCCAGTGCTCTGCTCAGCTGCTCAGCTTGTGGAGCGCACACTGTACGTCCATCTCCACCCTGGGCTAAACCTGGGAAGCGGGAGTCAACCTCGGCCAGTTTTCATCCCACCAGGGGTGGACCTGTCGACGCTCATCACTCGCCTTTACAGCAATGCAGCGGATATATGTGGGCACCTGGATATTCGGGTTTTGCTAACCAATGTTCGCAATCAGTCAGCTGCTGGGAATGGGACCACAACTTCAAACTGTCCCTTCCCATCTCCACAGTCGCTGTCTCACTCCCCGGACGTGGTGCTGACAGACTTTCCTCTGCAGGATCCAACCCAGTCCCATCAGGTCACTCAGTGTCTGCAGAAGTACGCAGGGAGCTGCTACGTCTGTAGCCCCACTCTACCATCAGTGCTGCTTCACCCACAGATAatgaagctgctggagaaagagaaagggctTCAGCATCCTAAAGAAAAGGGCGTACCTTTGGAAACTTACAGTGATGTTGTGGTAGGGGGGACTTTTGACCGACTCCATGGAGCTCACAAGACTCTGCTCAACATCTCATGTTTGTTAGCCAACAGAAGGTTCATTATTGGTGTGTGTGACCAAGCAATGCTGAAAA AAAAAGTTCTTAAGGAGCTGATTGAGCCCTACTCCCTGCGGGTTCAGAGACTACGAGAATTCCTGCAAGACATCAAGCCATCACTTCAGGTGGAGATTGTACCACTCAATGACCCCTTTGGAGTTTCTGTGGTCGACCCCGAGCTGCAATGCATTGTGGTTAGTGAGGAGACTAGAAAGGGAGGCGAGGCAGTGAACAAGAAGCGCATTGAAAAT GGCCTTCCAGTTCTTGTTCTTCATGAGATCCAGTTGCTTAAAGATGCTCACCACACtgacacagaagaggagaagatcAGCTCCTCTAGTCTACGTTCTCGGCTCCTGGGGACCCTCCTTACTCCACCTAAA GACACATCCCATCTCCCTCTGGTTCCATATGTGATTGGCCTGACTGGAGGCAGCGGAAGTGGAAAGAGCTCCATCACCAGGCAGCTGGAGGCTTTAGGTGCAGTTCGCATTGACTGTGATAAGCTGGGCCATGAGGTGTATCAGCCGGGCACTGCAGCCTATCACAGAGTGCTTGAAGAATTTGGGCTGG ATATTCTGAATGAAGACAAAAGAATTAACAGGCGTACATTAGGAAAGAGAGTTTTTGGAGACAAG GAGCGGTTAAAAGCCCTAACAGATATTGTATGGCCTGAGATAGCACTTCTGGTGAAGAAGGCAATCAGCCAAGCAGGAGAAGAAG GTAAACATGTTTGCGTGGTGGATGCAGCTGTTCTCCTGGAGGCCGGCTGGACAGACATGGTCCATGAGGTTTGGGTCACCATCATCCCAGAGGAGGAG GCAGTGTCAAGGATAACAGAGCGAGATGGTGTGACTGCAGACGATGCACTACGCAGGCTGCATAGCCAGTGGTCTAACACTAAACAAGTAGAACACGCCAATGTAGTTCTGAGCACACTGTGGGAACCAGAGGTCACTAAGAAACAG gtaTTGAAAGCTTGGAATCTTCTGCAAAAAAGAATCCAGCAAAAGCAAGAGACACACTAG